In the Primulina tabacum isolate GXHZ01 chromosome 15, ASM2559414v2, whole genome shotgun sequence genome, GCGTGACTAGGACCGACGAGAATTGGCACTCTAATACTAAAAGCTGCGAAGATTCACCTGATCAGTCTAATTCTCTCCCGAATTCCTACAAAACACCTCATGATATGATCCACTACGAATCTGGCTGACTGTTGTAAGCACGACTAGAATGAATACCAGCATCCATGTTATTGATGCTTATCCTTCTTCTCTGGCCTTTTAATTTGAATGTAAATCGAAGTTCATTATTCGACATGGTCtttttgttttatgtttttgatacTGTTCCCAAGCACAACACTTGATTTGTAGGTGACATCTTTGTCTCGATTTGCGCCATTCTTCTATGTCGTTAGATAGTAAATTATATCTATAATATTATCATAGTTTATCTGATATTATTATAAATGAGTATCTATATATTAAGTTCTTCGTTGTACGCAATACTTTTTAGTTTACACTATTTATTAATAGATTAACTATCACAATGTATCATATTTATAGATCAAACTAAAAAATGAGGTTACGAAATTTCTGTCATCTAGTTTGTTTACGTAAACAATAGTGAGCTCTTACGTTCTTATGGAATCTGtgttaaaatcaattattatacTTTAAGGTCGCATTTCCTTTTATTTTTGCATAGTTAAGAAAATTATCCGTGATATATTTTTAATAGTTATtacaatattataaaaaaattattgttattatctaatctaatattaattttttttagtaagaATCTTATATTTAGCACTAATAAAGCTCTCATTTGAATATGATTTTTGTACAAATTTTACATCTAGTAGGGTGAATATGGAGCAATACAAAATACTTCGTGCAGACCAACAAGACAATTAGGCTATTTCATCGTTCTCTTGTACATGACACAACTCACCTGGTTTAGAATTTTGATTGACACTGGTTACAATTGATGTACTTGACTTATTGAGTTTTGGCTTAATGCTCTTGGATATTAGTtgagaaaaatattgttttattattaatttgtttcATTTAATATGTAACAGAGAAATTTATTACATTTTTTGTCGTCGTCGTTGAAAACTCCAAAAATGTTATTGATACTTCGAGATTCTTGATGGATTCTAGTTCAAATATCGAATTCAAGCCTAAGATTGATATGGAATTTGATAGTCTAGACGAGTCTTGGAAGTTTTGGGTTGAATATGATGGGAAAACTGGATTTGGAGTTAGGAAGCATTATTTTAACAAGACAAGAACACCGGATTTGTAACTTCGTATAAATAAGTTTGTTGCAAGGAGGGTGTTcgtaaagaaaacaaaagaaattcaTCGACACTCAATCCTCAGCTTAAGACTCGAACAAATTGTAAAGCAAGAATGAGCGTCACATTTGTGGATAGTAAATATAAAGTTAATGAGTTTATTGAAGAGCATAATCACCCGCTCCATCTTCAAGAAACAGTTCATATGTTGTCTTCCCAACTTAAAGTTACAGAAGTTCAAGCCAATGAGATTGATTTGGCAGAAGATGTTGGGTTTAAACAAAAAACCAAATTTTAAGTTGATGAGTAAGCATGTAGGAGGAATAGATGGTCTTGGTTATACCATGTTGGATGCTAAAAATTATATTCGATCCAAAAGACAAAGAAGTATGATATATATGGAAGTTGGTTGTCTGATGCGATATTTTCAACAACAATTATCTACAAATCCATCAATTTACCATGCAAATCAGATGGATGTGGAAGAACAGATAACTAATGTTTTTTGGGCCGATACGAGAATGCTAATCGACTATGAGTATTTTGGTGATGTTGTGTCACTAGATACCACGTATTGTACGAACCCTGCATACCGACCACTTGCTATCTTCTCAGGTTTCAATCATCATAGAGGAGCGGTGATTTTTGGTGCAGCACTTTTGTATTATGAGACTGCATCATCATTTAAATGGTTGTTTGAAACTTTTTTAGAGGCACACAAGCAAAAAAAGCCTCTCACTATCTTCACTGATCAGGATCAAACTATGGCAAAGGCCTTATAGGAGGTGATTCCTGAGGTATTTCATGGATTATGCACATGgcatttgatgcaaaatgacgTCAAACACTTGGGAAACTTGATGAAAGATGGTTCTAATTTCTTAACTAATTTTAAGAGATGCATGTATGGCATTGATGATGAGACCCGATTCGAGAAGGCATGGAGTGTTCTACTAGTACAATATAATATTCAAGAAAACACATGGTTGCAATCCACTTACAATATAAAGGAGAAATGAGCAGCTTGTTACATGAACAAGGCTTTTACACTTGGTATGAGGAGCACACAATTCAGTGAAAGtgtcaattctgatatcaagaGTTGTATGAAACCCGAATTAGATATAATGCAATTTTTAAGCATTTCGAACGGGTCTTGGAGGAAAAGCGGTACAATGAGCTAAGGTGTGAATTTGAGATACGCCAAAAATTACCTAGATTAAAGCTAGAGAGTTCTCCTATGTTGCATAAACTTTCTAAAATTTATACCCCTACTATCTTTCATCTATTTTAGGTGGAGTTAGTTTTGTTCGCAGCTGcttacataaaatataaaaatgaaacTCAACCATTATTTGAATATATCGTCGGGCTAATTGATAAAAAAAGATAATGTAGGATGACATTTAATCCTAGCACAAAGATGATTTCATGTAGTTGCCGAAAATTTGAGATGACTGGATTATTGTGTTGTCATGCTGTGAAAGTATATGATCTGCAGGACATAAAAAGACTGCCAGAGCATTATATCTTGAATAGATGGACGAGAAAAGATAGGAGTAAAGTGGTACACGATTGTATGGGCAATGAAGTCAAAGAAGATCCTAAACGAGAAAGTACAGAACGGTATAGAACACTTTGTATGATGCTCGTAAGATTAGCAACCGAAGCCTCTGTCCACCCATCAACTTTCTCATTGGTGCATAATTCGATATGTGATCTAACCAAGCAATTCATGGAAATGCGTTTGACTGAAGTGAGCCAAGACAACAATGGTGGTGTCAGGACATCATCGATAGGACCTTCTATGATACAAGCAAAAGGATTCAAGAAAATAAATGGTGTGAAAAAGTCAAGAAGATTGAAGAGTTGGGTAGAACTTCAAGCAAAACGAAGAAAAACAAATTTGAGAGTCGAGGTAAATTAACTACTGTTAATACTTTTTAGAAACAAAAATTATCTAGATTTCTTATTTTTACAATCATTGTAGGACATCGAAACACACGATGAATTACCCGTATCTTGTTCAGTACCTTCGGTACCTCATGCATGTCTTCAAACAACTGGAAGTCAATTATATTTCACTGAATTATTGATGGTATGaactttaataatatatataaaaaattattgggTAAAAATCTTAagccaaaaaaatattaattcttatatgtaaaattgattttataatatttattcttatttaatgtaggcacaatttgatcatcctcACCATTCTCTTGAAGCCATGGATTTCAATAGAGACAATATCCAATAATGCTTTTGAGtagtttttagtttttttttttaaatacgtaCGAATTATTTAGTTTTGAT is a window encoding:
- the LOC142525998 gene encoding uncharacterized protein LOC142525998, which translates into the protein MTGLLCCHAVKVYDLQDIKRLPEHYILNRWTRKDRSKVVHDCMGNEVKEDPKRESTERYRTLCMMLVRLATEASVHPSTFSLVHNSICDLTKQFMEMRLTEVSQDNNGGVRTSSIGPSMIQAKGFKKINGVKKSRRLKSWVELQAKRRKTNLRVEDIETHDELPVSCSVPSVPHACLQTTGSQLYFTELLMAQFDHPHHSLEAMDFNRDNIQ